In Ciconia boyciana chromosome 30, ASM3463844v1, whole genome shotgun sequence, a single genomic region encodes these proteins:
- the LOC140645043 gene encoding ciliary microtubule associated protein 1A-like: MDGAWVGTWRPHRPRGPIMAQFTSPGPKYSIPGTTGYLAHNPTKTKAPAYTFRGAKPPVTDSCSPGPRYYVPPSITRNGKYVAPAQHICGLPKIKTEITPGPSDYSTDKANKHLYKCAPAQSMAFRHKAVKPDQTPGPATYTLPRLVGPNTAYTHASPCYSLKGKSKHRGFAEDLSKTPGPAAFPKVELDVYKKRPPMYTMGTKSRLGGDKTVKPGPADYCLGKVTLIKPQAPAPTFGLRHSLYTAPLIALI, encoded by the exons ATGGACGGAGCCTGGGTGGGCACCTGGAGACCTCATCGCCCACGCGGCCCCATCATGGCCCAGTTCACCAGCCCGGGACCCAAGTACTCAATCCCCGGGACAACAG GTTACCTGGCTCACAatcccaccaaaaccaaagccCCTGCCTACACTTTTCGAGGGGCCAAGCCTCCCGTCACAGACAGCTGCTCTCCGGGTCCTCGGTACTACGTCCCGCCCTCCATCACCAGGAACGGGAAGTACGTGGCTCCAGCACAGCACATCTGCGGACTTCCCAAGATTAAGACCGAGATCACTCCTGGACCAA GTGACTACTCCACCGACAAGGCCAACAAACACCTCTACAAATGCGCGCCGGCGCAGTCCATGGCCTTCCGGCACAAGGCAGTCAAACCCGACCAAACTCCAG GTCCTGCCACCTACACCCTGCCTAGGCTGGTGGGACCCAACACAGCCTACACCCACGCCAGCCCGTGCTACTCCCTGAAAGGGAAGAGCAAGCACAGGGGCTTTGCTGAAGACCTCTCCAAG ACGCCAGGTCCTGCTGCATTCCCCAAGGTGGAACTGGACGTCTACAAAAAAAGGCCTCCCATGTACACGATGGGAACCAAAAGTAGACTTGGAGGCGACAAAACAGTGAAGCCGGGGCCGGCAGACTACTGCCTGGGAAAG GTGACACTGATCAAGCCCCAGGCACCTGCTCCCACTTTTGGACTCCGACATTCCCTCTACACAGCTCCTCTAATAGCTCTGATATGA
- the LOC140644965 gene encoding coiled-coil domain-containing protein 81-like, translating into MVQERFLGEEEAHVVRRPVFRLDIDVLCVQELAFPTVVIPDNVKIKPLNYKWLSQVTSFPRHVVEDCVQETILLYSFQLRNRQRLAFAFKDIGVLSCKDDVLCMRFYYDCVTGLESKASRIALLHTRLWMPAAAVCGGATTARGMQAAPAEAFPRFRFIVFSRAVAQAFSTWHKKAAESHKIRRHTGTGPCCPGGALPHAG; encoded by the exons ATGGTCCAAGAGCGATTCCTCGGCGAAGAAGAGGCGCATGTGGTTCGAAGACCCGTCTTCCGGCTGGACATTGATGTGTTATGTGTGCAGGAGCTCGCGTTCCCCACAGTGGTTATCCCTG ACAATGTCAAGATCAAGCCGCTGAACTACAAGTGGCTATCACAAGTCACCTCCTTCCCGCGGCACGTGGTGGAGGACTGTGTGCAAGAGACCATACTCTTGTACTCCTTCCAGCTGAGGAACAGGCAGCGCCTCGCCTTCGCCTTCAAGGACATTGGCGTTTTGTCCTGCAAAGACGATGTCCTGTGCATGCGGTTTTATTACGACTGCGTCACAGGGCTGGAGAGCAAGGCCAGCCGGATTGCACTGCTGCACACT AGGCTGTGGATGCCAGCTGCAGCTGTCTGCGGTGGAGCAACCACGGCTCGGGGGATGCAGGCTGCTCCTGCCGAGGCGTTCCCGAG GTTTCGGTTCATTGTGTTCAGCAGAGCGGTGGCCCAGGCTTTCTCCACCTGGCACAAGAAGGCTGCAGAAAGTCACAAGATCAGAAGACATACGGGAACGGGTCCCTGCTGTCCAGGTGGGGCCCTACCCCATGCTGGGTGA